The Ananas comosus cultivar F153 linkage group 7, ASM154086v1, whole genome shotgun sequence genome has a window encoding:
- the LOC109713025 gene encoding aldose 1-epimerase, whose product MASEKKPELFELSNGAITVKVTNFGATITSLLVPDSQGNVADVVLGFDSLDPYLNGEAPYFGCIVGRVANRIKEGKFTLNGVEYSLPINKPPNSLHGGNKGFDKVLWDVAEYKPGKNPSITFKYHSKDGEEGYPGDVDVTATYSLPSATTLKLEMEAVPLNKPTPINLAQHTYWNLAGHNSGNILDHSIQIWATHITPVDKYQIPTGEIIAVTNTPFDFTTENKIGSGIGEVPGGYDHNYVLGSGEERSGLRRAARLKDSSSSRVLSIWTDAPGVQFYTGNYVSNVVGKGGAIYGKHAGLCLETQGFPNAINQPNFPSVIVQPGDKYRHTMLFEFGAE is encoded by the exons ATGGCTTCGGAGAAGAAGCCGGAGCTCTTCGAGCTCAGCAATGGCGCCATCACCGTTAAAGTGACCAACTTCGGCGCCACGATCACCTCCCTTCTCGTCCCCGATTCACAAG GGAATGTCGCTGATGTGGTTCTCGGTTTCGATTCTCTCGACCCTTACCTC AATGGTGAGGCACCTTATTTTGGCTGCATTGTTGGCCGGGTCGCAAATAGAATCAAAGAAGGAAAGTTTACGCTTAATGGCGTGGAATACTCCTTGCCCATCAATAAACCACCCAACAGCCTCCATG GTGGAAATAAAGGCTTCGACAAAGTGCTGTGGGATGTTGCAGAATACAAGCCGGGGAAGAACCCATCAATCACCTTTAAGTATCATAGCAAAGATGGGGAAGAAG GTTATCCTGGAGATGTAGATGTCACTGCTACTTACTCTCTACCATCGGCCACGACACTTAAACTCGAAATGGAAGCCGTTCCCTTAAACAAGCCCACACCAATCAACTTAGCCCAGCACACTTACTGGAACCTAGCTGGCCACAATTCCGGGAATATTCTCGATCATTCGATTCAAATTTGGGCGACCCATATAACTCCTGTGGACAAATACCAAATCCCAACGGGCGAAATCATAGCTGTAACTAATACTCCCTTTGATTTTACAACAGAGAATAAGATAGGAAGCGGAATAGGTGAAGTCCCAGGTGGTTATGATCACAACTATGTGTTGGGCTCTGGAGAAGAGAGATCGGGCTTGAGGCGAGCGGCTAGACTGAAGGATAGTTCGAGCTCGAGGGTACTGAGTATATGGACTGATGCACCGGGTGTTCAGTTTTATACTGGGAATTATGTCAGTAATGTGGTAGGGAAAGGCGGTGCTATTTACGGAAAGCATGCGGGGTTGTGTTTGGAGACTCAGGGATTTCCGAATGCGATAAACCAGCCGAACTTCCCGTCAGTTATTGTTCAGCCTGGTGATAAGTATAGGCACACTATGCTGTTTGAGTTCGGCGCTGAGTGa
- the LOC109713334 gene encoding uncharacterized protein LOC109713334 codes for MGRCSGFSINHFSFAPSFPRFSLSLSLSLSLCIQQLKRRFFSYLQTFEFYGLSLRKFRERDEALLLVVGLLVTRILDQRLPLCCSSNFATNRYLNCSLLSTKKHAMPGATEPENADGASVKVGATGTVSSLMSRELNSTKNSPQPSPSSSRRRHQSAPVSVPCGASPRKAIQRKASQDDSPGSRSRSRSSSSSSSARSSNGSTSQRNSSAQNNGNRVPILRSNDILADRNPNVDKAEKKGHAYIVEVVDLKCNNPMSSRLKKLGFSKLSESIA; via the exons ATGGGACGCTGCAGCGGTTTTTCCATAAATCACTTTTCTTTTGCCCCATCGTTTCCtcgattctctctctctctctctctctctctctctctttgtatcCAACAGTTGAAAAGGAgattcttttcttatttacaaACATTTGAGTTTTATGGTTTAAGTTTGAGAAAGTTTAGAGAAAGAGATGAAGCGCTTCTACTAGTGGTTGGATTGTTG gtGACAAG GATTCTGGACCAGAGATTGCCTCTTTGCTGTTCGAGTAATTTCGCCACTAACCGCTATCTAAACTGCTCTTTGCTATCAACAAAAAAGCACGCAATGCCTGGAGCAACCGAACCCGAGAATGCCGATGGAGCCTCCGTTAAAGTCGGTGCAACGGGCACCGTTAGCTCGCTAATGTCACGAGAATTGAATTCCACGAAAAATTCACCTCAGCCATCTCCTTCTTCATCAAGGAGAAGGCATCAATCTGCCCCAGTTTCAGTACCATGCGGCGCCAGCCCCAGAAAAGCAATCCAACGAAAAGCCTCACAAGATGACTCTCCAGgaagccgcagccgcagccgcagcagcagcagcagtagcagtgCCAGAAGCAGTAATGGAAGTACTTCTCAAAGAAACAGCAGTGCCCAGAATAATGGAAACCGAGTCCCAATACTACGTTCTAACGATATTCTTGCTGATAGAAATCCTAACGTAGACAAAGCAGAAAAGAAAGGACATGCTTACATTGTCGAAGTTGTAGACCTTAAGTGCAACAATCCGATGAGTAGCCGACTTAAGAAGCTCGGCTTCTCTAAGCTCTCCGAATCCATTGCTTAG
- the LOC109713023 gene encoding microtubule-associated protein TORTIFOLIA1-like isoform X1 — protein sequence MEMKKLDALWALTNFSATPFIRRLPPPPPPPPPPNPSSKSPTMATSIPKPSSKLPKRSPQSPIPNPNPPSSSSFSSLPMAELKSRAQAAVAKLSDRDTHHIAIDDLEKLIGTLAPEGVATLVAALAHDPSAPPPSAAARRESLRLLAALCAAHPGAAAKHIPRIVAHLVKRVRDPASDSSVRDAARDAAGCLSALYLRPDASDGESSSPEAAAAVFVRPLLEAMGDQSKAVQAGAAACLAKVVECAGPSRDGSTTAAFRKLCPRICKLLSAENFLAKGALLSVVSSLAQVGAISPQNMQQMLHSIHECLESSDWATRKAAADTLCMLSAHSSHLIGDGAAPTIAALEACRFDKVKPVRDSMIEALQLLKNIKGEDANSEDPLGGKNCQSVVTEAKLDFKDLNISSEGSELSKDPSPNSSPQGQGSCIREKGAMLLKKKAPSLRFKGLNPEFFRRLEERAKDELSVDVVLPCKKPVDCPQSQDEEEPEMEDGDSNDPVKNDGFVDLKLNHTHGHINDNSQRTERRIGSYNKLHNAKCRGSEGNIDEASFVSNGANWSTIQRQLSQLERQQANLMNMLQDFTGGSHDRMVNLENRVQGLERVVEEMARDFSIPYSARSSSNYSSFHEFPTSKYMFSRGRDLFWKSESEARDSHSHLYTMRNGVMNSWRAWGKGEGSLKLGEGPSARSIWRASKDEATLEAIRVAGEDNITSRATARAIDSVQVGDLDSAYGEVLSSGDALLLVKLMDDTGPVFNWLSSDVANYVLNAIGEFLLEQRFFHIALPWLQQLTDLVVENGADFLGIPPEGKREILLNLHETSVIGHPEDFEGPTPHQIMMQLASTWKINLQQLIK from the exons atggaaatgAAAAAACTCGACGCATTGTGGGCTCTCACAAACTTCTCTGCAACTCCATTTATTCGtcgccttcctcctcctcctcctcctcctcctcctccaaaccCTAGCTCCAAATCCCCAACCATGGCCACTTCGATCCCTAAACCCTCCTCAAAGCTCCCCAAACGCTCACCCCAATCCCCCATTCCCAATCCCAATcccccctcttcctcttctttttcctctcttccaATGGCGGAGCTCAAATCCCGCGCCCAAGCCGCAGTGGCCAAGCTCTCCGATCGCGACACCCACCACATCGCCATTGACGATCTCGAGAAGCTCATCGGAACCCTCGCTCCCGAGGGCGTGGCCACGCTCGTCGCCGCCCTCGCCCACGACCCGTCCGCGCcgcccccctccgccgccgcgcgccgcgaATCCCTCCGCCTCCTCGCCGCCCTCTGCGCCGCCCACCCTGGCGCCGCCGCCAAACACATCCCGAGGATCGTCGCCCACCTCGTCAAGCGCGTCAGGGACCCCGCCTCGGATTCCTCAGTCCGCGACGCTGCACGCGACGCCGCCGGGTGCCTCTCAGCCCTCTACCTCCGCCCCGATGCCTCCGATGGCGAGTCCTCCTCTCCggaggcagcggcggcggtgTTTGTGAGGCCGCTGCTCGAGGCAATGGGGGATCAGAGCAAGGCGGTGCAGGCGGGGGCGGCAGCGTGCCTCGCGAAGGTTGTGGAGTGCGCGGGGCCCAGCAGGGACGGGTCCACCACCGCGGCGTTCCGGAAGCTGTGCCCACGAATATGCAAATTGCTTAGTGCAGAGAACTTCCTAGCCAAGGGGGCCTTGCTCTCTGTTGTTTCCAGCTTGGCTCAG GTAGGAGCAATTAGTCCCCAGAATATGCAACAAATGTTACACAGCATTCACGAATGTCTCGAGAGCAGTGATTGGGCTACTCGGAAGGCCGCTGCTGATACGTTATGCATGTTATCCGCTCATTCAAGTCATTTGATTGGTGATGGAGCTGCCCCCACAATAGCTGCTCTTGAGGCTTGTCGTTTTGATAAG gTGAAACCTGTTAGAGATAGCATGATTGAAGCATTGCAGTTATTAAAAAACATAAAAGGAGAAGATGCAAATTCTGAAGATCCATTAG GTGGTAAAAATTGCCAATCAGTTGTTACCGAAGCAAAGTTGGATTTCAAAGATTTAAATATCAGCTCTGAAGGATCAGAATTGTCCAAAGATCCATCTCCTAATTCTTCACCTCAAGGACAAGGGAGTTGCATACGAGAAAAAGGTGCGATGCTGCTGAAGAAAAAAGCACCTTCTTTGCGCTTCAAGGGGTTGAATCCTGAATTTTTTCGAAGGCTCGAGGAGAGGGCTAAAGATGAATTATCTGTTGATGTGGTGCTACCTTGTAAAAAACCTGTTGACTGTCCCCAGTCACAAGATGAAGAAGAACCAGAAATGGAAGATGGTGATTCTAATGATCCAGTAAAAAATGATGGTTTTGTAGATCTTAAGTTAAATCATACTCATGGGCACATCAATGATAATTCTCAAAGGACAGAGAGAAGAATAGGGTCGTATAATAAGCTGCACAATGCAAAATGCAGAGGATCCGAAGGAAATATTGATGAAGCGTCCTTTGTGAGCAATGGAGCGAATTGGTCGACCATTCAGAGGCAGTTGTCCCAATTAGAGAGGCAACAGGCCAATCTCATGAACATGTTGCAG GACTTCACGGGAGGCTCCCATGATCGCATGGTTAATCTAGAAAACAGAGTACAGGGTCTTGAGAGAGTTGTTGAAGAGATGGCTAGGGATTTTTCAATACCATACTCTGCTCGATCTTCCAGCAATTATAGTAGCTTTCATGAGTTTCCCACCTCAAAGTATATGTTCTCACGAGGAAGAGACCTTTTCTGGAAATCTGAATCTGAAGCAAGGGATTCACATTCACATTTATATACCATGAGAAATGGAGTAATGAACAGTTGGAGAGCATGGGGTAAGGGAGAAGGATCACTAAAGCTTGGTGAGGGCCCTTCTGCAAGAAGTATATGGCGAGCCTCAAAGGATGAGGCTACTTTGGAAGCCATTCGGGTGGCTGGTGAAGATAACATAACCTCTAGGGCTACAGCGAGAGCAATTGACTCGGTTCAGGTCGGTGATTTGGATTCTGCATATGGCGAGGTTCTTTCATCTGGGGATGCTCTACTACTAGTTAAGTTGATGGATGATACTGGCCCTGTTTTCAATTGGCTTTCGAGTGATGTAGCAAATTATGTCTTAAATGCAATTGGAGAGTTTCTTTTGGAACAGCGCTTCTTTCATATAGCTCTGCCTTGGCTTCAGCAG TTGACTGATCTAGTTGTGGAGAATGGAGCTGATTTTCTTGGCATACCCCCTGAAGGGAAAAGAGAGATATTGTTGAACCTTCATGAAACTTCAGTTATTGGACATCCAGAGGATTTTGAGGGGCCAACTCCACATCAGATTATGATGCAGTTGGCGTCAACATGGAAAATCAATTTACAGCAGCTAATCAAGTAG
- the LOC109713336 gene encoding uncharacterized protein LOC109713336, whose protein sequence is MATNPSPVEVGARGTIASLVYQEIEYFKSLELDHHKISTQEPKQAHKDANFTSGSSRNKPISTGYSPKKKKTVSSGGFLPRICSAVEIAETVKSGYRNLRTEGKELSQD, encoded by the coding sequence ATGGCTACAAATCCATCTCCGGTCGAAGTCGGAGCTCGAGGCACAATCGCCTCTTTGGTCTATCAAGAGATTGAGTACTTCAAAAGCCTTGAATTAGATCATCACAAGATCTCCACCCAGGAGCCAAAGCAAGCACACAAAGACGCAAACTTCACTAGTGGAAGCTCCCGAAATAAGCCGATCTCGACTGGATATTctccaaaaaagaagaaaacagtGTCTAGTGGAGGATTTTTGCCAAGAATCTGCTCTGCTGTGGAAATAGCAGAGACTGTGAAGAGTGGATATAGAAACTTGAGAACAGAGGGGAAGGAGTTGTCTCAGGACTAA
- the LOC109713023 gene encoding microtubule-associated protein TORTIFOLIA1-like isoform X2, translated as MEMKKLDALWALTNFSATPFIRRLPPPPPPPPPPNPSSKSPTMATSIPKPSSKLPKRSPQSPIPNPNPPSSSSFSSLPMAELKSRAQAAVAKLSDRDTHHIAIDDLEKLIGTLAPEGVATLVAALAHDPSAPPPSAAARRESLRLLAALCAAHPGAAAKHIPRIVAHLVKRVRDPASDSSVRDAARDAAGCLSALYLRPDASDGESSSPEAAAAVFVRPLLEAMGDQSKAVQAGAAACLAKVVECAGPSRDGSTTAAFRKLCPRICKLLSAENFLAKGALLSVVSSLAQVGAISPQNMQQMLHSIHECLESSDWATRKAAADTLCMLSAHSSHLIGDGAAPTIAALEACRFDKVKPVRDSMIEALQLLKNIKGEDANSEDPLGGKNCQSVVTEAKLDFKDLNISSEGSELSKDPSPNSSPQGQGSCIREKGAMLLKKKAPSLRFKGLNPEFFRRLEERAKDELSVDVVLPCKKPVDCPQSQDEEEPEMEDGDSNDPVKNDGFVDLKLNHTHGHINDNSQRTERRIGSYNKLHNAKCRGSEGNIDEASFVSNGANWSTIQRQLSQLERQQANLMNMLQDFTGGSHDRMVNLENRVQGLERVVEEMARDFSIPYSARSSSNYSSFHEFPTSKYMFSRGRDLFWKSESEARDSHSHLYTMRNGVMNSWRAWGKGEGSLKLGEGPSARSIWRASKDEATLEAIRVAGEDNITSRATARAIDSVQVGDLDSAYGEVLSSGDALLLVKLMDDTGPVFNWLSSDVANYVLNAIGEFLLEQRFFHIALPWLQQLWRMELIFLAYPLKGKERYC; from the exons atggaaatgAAAAAACTCGACGCATTGTGGGCTCTCACAAACTTCTCTGCAACTCCATTTATTCGtcgccttcctcctcctcctcctcctcctcctcctccaaaccCTAGCTCCAAATCCCCAACCATGGCCACTTCGATCCCTAAACCCTCCTCAAAGCTCCCCAAACGCTCACCCCAATCCCCCATTCCCAATCCCAATcccccctcttcctcttctttttcctctcttccaATGGCGGAGCTCAAATCCCGCGCCCAAGCCGCAGTGGCCAAGCTCTCCGATCGCGACACCCACCACATCGCCATTGACGATCTCGAGAAGCTCATCGGAACCCTCGCTCCCGAGGGCGTGGCCACGCTCGTCGCCGCCCTCGCCCACGACCCGTCCGCGCcgcccccctccgccgccgcgcgccgcgaATCCCTCCGCCTCCTCGCCGCCCTCTGCGCCGCCCACCCTGGCGCCGCCGCCAAACACATCCCGAGGATCGTCGCCCACCTCGTCAAGCGCGTCAGGGACCCCGCCTCGGATTCCTCAGTCCGCGACGCTGCACGCGACGCCGCCGGGTGCCTCTCAGCCCTCTACCTCCGCCCCGATGCCTCCGATGGCGAGTCCTCCTCTCCggaggcagcggcggcggtgTTTGTGAGGCCGCTGCTCGAGGCAATGGGGGATCAGAGCAAGGCGGTGCAGGCGGGGGCGGCAGCGTGCCTCGCGAAGGTTGTGGAGTGCGCGGGGCCCAGCAGGGACGGGTCCACCACCGCGGCGTTCCGGAAGCTGTGCCCACGAATATGCAAATTGCTTAGTGCAGAGAACTTCCTAGCCAAGGGGGCCTTGCTCTCTGTTGTTTCCAGCTTGGCTCAG GTAGGAGCAATTAGTCCCCAGAATATGCAACAAATGTTACACAGCATTCACGAATGTCTCGAGAGCAGTGATTGGGCTACTCGGAAGGCCGCTGCTGATACGTTATGCATGTTATCCGCTCATTCAAGTCATTTGATTGGTGATGGAGCTGCCCCCACAATAGCTGCTCTTGAGGCTTGTCGTTTTGATAAG gTGAAACCTGTTAGAGATAGCATGATTGAAGCATTGCAGTTATTAAAAAACATAAAAGGAGAAGATGCAAATTCTGAAGATCCATTAG GTGGTAAAAATTGCCAATCAGTTGTTACCGAAGCAAAGTTGGATTTCAAAGATTTAAATATCAGCTCTGAAGGATCAGAATTGTCCAAAGATCCATCTCCTAATTCTTCACCTCAAGGACAAGGGAGTTGCATACGAGAAAAAGGTGCGATGCTGCTGAAGAAAAAAGCACCTTCTTTGCGCTTCAAGGGGTTGAATCCTGAATTTTTTCGAAGGCTCGAGGAGAGGGCTAAAGATGAATTATCTGTTGATGTGGTGCTACCTTGTAAAAAACCTGTTGACTGTCCCCAGTCACAAGATGAAGAAGAACCAGAAATGGAAGATGGTGATTCTAATGATCCAGTAAAAAATGATGGTTTTGTAGATCTTAAGTTAAATCATACTCATGGGCACATCAATGATAATTCTCAAAGGACAGAGAGAAGAATAGGGTCGTATAATAAGCTGCACAATGCAAAATGCAGAGGATCCGAAGGAAATATTGATGAAGCGTCCTTTGTGAGCAATGGAGCGAATTGGTCGACCATTCAGAGGCAGTTGTCCCAATTAGAGAGGCAACAGGCCAATCTCATGAACATGTTGCAG GACTTCACGGGAGGCTCCCATGATCGCATGGTTAATCTAGAAAACAGAGTACAGGGTCTTGAGAGAGTTGTTGAAGAGATGGCTAGGGATTTTTCAATACCATACTCTGCTCGATCTTCCAGCAATTATAGTAGCTTTCATGAGTTTCCCACCTCAAAGTATATGTTCTCACGAGGAAGAGACCTTTTCTGGAAATCTGAATCTGAAGCAAGGGATTCACATTCACATTTATATACCATGAGAAATGGAGTAATGAACAGTTGGAGAGCATGGGGTAAGGGAGAAGGATCACTAAAGCTTGGTGAGGGCCCTTCTGCAAGAAGTATATGGCGAGCCTCAAAGGATGAGGCTACTTTGGAAGCCATTCGGGTGGCTGGTGAAGATAACATAACCTCTAGGGCTACAGCGAGAGCAATTGACTCGGTTCAGGTCGGTGATTTGGATTCTGCATATGGCGAGGTTCTTTCATCTGGGGATGCTCTACTACTAGTTAAGTTGATGGATGATACTGGCCCTGTTTTCAATTGGCTTTCGAGTGATGTAGCAAATTATGTCTTAAATGCAATTGGAGAGTTTCTTTTGGAACAGCGCTTCTTTCATATAGCTCTGCCTTGGCTTCAGCAG TTGTGGAGAATGGAGCTGATTTTCTTGGCATACCCCCTGAAGGGAAAAGAGAGATATTGTTGA